One window of Cydia fagiglandana chromosome 19, ilCydFagi1.1, whole genome shotgun sequence genomic DNA carries:
- the LOC134673953 gene encoding facilitated trehalose transporter Tret1-like: MENSFIKNIHNLRMGVEKEIEKKNGHTYVQWLSGIVANSSLFTYGLQAGWMSPSAKVLQSSSSPTGAPLSDSTLGWVASLMPITAFFTVPLFAFLADRIGRKNSLLLMTVPQLGCWLLKLFATNLTCLIVARILFGISAAGCFSVVPMYNREIARDDIRGRMGSMLVFFLNLGILAMYGMGACLDYYTVLYIVVWTPVLTFLFMLLCPESPGYLVKIGRFEDAAKNLSHLRGLPSSDKSLQNELDYMRKQDEYYKTLPNLSLIVILKNKTWRKAYLIATLLISVQALAGNFALVTYGANILSAVVDMNAELQTLSFPIIMMLGSIVSICVMEHARRKIILVFSYVVSGLSLASLATMMMLPDIAPGWLLLLVIACSMFVYALAVLPGPVIIMSEIFNIQVRAKLIGVVTGQAWFMSFTQLAAFAPITAALGMHTYFYICASMNLFGIVTVLVLVPETRGKSIEEIEDQLKK; this comes from the exons ATGGAAAATTCtttcattaaaaatatacaCAATTTAAGAATGGGAGTGGAAAAGGAAATCGAAAAGAAAAATGGGCATACGTATGTTCAATGGCTATCTGGTATCGTTG CAAATTCTTCATTATTCACATACGGGCTACAAGCCGGTTGGATGTCGCCGTCCGCCAAGGTCCTGCAGTCTAGCTCCTCGCCGACGGGCGCTCCGCTGTCGGACTCCACGCTGGGCTGGGTCGCCAGTCTCATGCCCATCACAGCCTTCTTCACAGTGCCGCTTTTTGCCTTCCTCGCAGACAGGATTGGTAGGAAGAACAGCTTATTGCTTATGACTGTTCCACAACTG GGATGCTGGCTTCTCAAGCTGTTTGCCACAAACTTGACTTGCCTCATCGTAGCCAGGATACTGTTCGGGATATCTGCTGCCGGCTGCTTCAGCGTGGTGCCTATGTATAACAGGGAGATTGCCCGGGATGACATCAGAGGGCGCATGGGTTCCATGTTGGTCTTCTTTCTTAATCTAG GTATACTAGCGATGTATGGAATGGGAGCGTGCCTGGACTACTATACGGTGCTTTATATCGTGGTCTGGACGCCGGTCTTGACTTTCCTCTTCATGCTGCTCTGCCCAGAGTCTCCCGGATACTTGGTGAAGATTGGACGATTTGAG GATGCAGCCAAAAACTTATCACATCTCAGAGGTCTACCCAGTAGCGACAAATCCCTGCAAAATGAATTAGACTATATGAGGAAGCAGGACGAATACTATAAGACACTCCCGAATCTTTCGTTGATAGTTATTT TGAAGAACAAGACCTGGCGTAAGGCCTATCTGATCGCCACGCTCCTTATAAGCGTCCAGGCTCTGGCCGGTAACTTTGCGCTGGTCACCTACGGCGCCAACATCCTATCGGCAGTGGTCGACATGAATGCTGAGCTGCAGACGCTCAGCTTCCCTATTATCATGATGCTCGGCTCCATCGTGTCCATTTGCGTCATGGAACATGCCAGGAGGAAG attatcCTGGTATTCTCCTACGTGGTGTCAGGGTTATCGCTGGCCAGCCTGGCGACAATGATGATGCTGCCCGACATTGCGCCAGGATGGCTGCTGCTGCTAGTCATCGCCTGTTCCATGTTCGTGTACGCTTTGGCTGTGCTGCCTGGCCCTGTTATCATCATGTCCGAGATTTTCAACATTCAG GTCCGAGCAAAGCTTATAGGCGTAGTCACAGGCCAGGCATGGTTCATGAGCTTCACTCAGCTGGCAGCCTTCGCTCCGATCACCGCGGCCCTCGGCATGCACACATACTTCTACATCTGCGCATCGATGAATCTCTTCGGCATTGTTACAGTCCTGGTACTCGTGCCCGAAACCAGAGGGAAAAGCATTGAGGAAATTGAGGATCAATTGAAGAAATGA